CCGCACAGCCGTGCTCTGAGTGAGGGGGGAAATGGAGTGTATTTGGAGGTTGGGTAGTGGTGAGGGGAAAGCAAGGCCTTGGGTTAAGTCCTGGTTGACATCATGGCCCTGAGGAGGAAGATGCACCACTGCTCAGGAAGGGACCCGGAAGGTGAGTTTGATGGTGTAGCACAAGGAAAACAGGGAGGTTGGGCTAAATTTAGTGgcaaaataaatagcagaaGGAAACCTGTGCTGTTGTTTCTATTCCCCATTACTGCAGCAGACACCTCTGCTGGGAGATGCCGAAAACTGTCATCAACCTCACACCTGTGGGTTGTGCAGGGAAATCTGTGGCTCAAGGTGCAAGGCCAAGCGGaagagctgctgggagaggctgAAGGCTctcagccaggagcagcagaaacaaacagTGCCACTGGACAGCTCTCGGCACAACATGAAGAAACCatgttctcctcctcccctgaatcttttatttccttctttccttccccagcacctccctgctTTTCTAGACACAGCTGCTGAGCATGGCGGGGTAGTCGAGACTTTTATATGACACAAAGAAGCCTAAAACTTTTCTCAGTCCAGTGCCAAACACATGACACGGTTCTCAGCAGCCCAGTGCTTCATCCCtgaggcaggaaagcagaacCGACTGTGGAAATCCATAGAATATGATTCCTACAcgatgtattttttcccccactgaaAACCAGATACCTTTTTCTTATCTGGTGTTACCACTAAAGCGGTGGCAAGACTTCCTGTAAGTTTCATTTGCCTCAGCTCATTGTGCCAGTTGCCCATGGAGGGAGCAGTGCTCCAAAAGAAGCAAGGCAATTGCCCCTGGCTGGCTGCAGAACCCCCACCTTTCCCCTCTGAGCATCAGGAGCAGCTATGAAAAACTGCAGCACCAGGCAAGACAAAGGCCTGAAGAGCCATGGACAGCACTATCCAGTGTGCTGAGGCTAAAAGCTTTGTTTCGAGTCCCGCTGAGGTGTATTCCTGGTTCTGAGGAAAGCTTCTGAGCTCTGCCTCGTTAGCAGACAACATCAGCGACTAAGGTAACTGCAGCAATAAAGAGCATTTCAGCTGCCTGCTCTTTGGCACCCTAATGGTCTCCTCAGCAACAAGGCTGTTGAGTGCAGAAGCGTTGACAGCCAGGGGTACGTGGACACAAAGACTAGGCTGTGAAGACAGGAAGAAACAAGACAGCTAAAGACTGGACATGAAGGTCACCTGCTCCTCACACAGGGACCATCCTGGAAATTCTCTGCCTGCTCAGATGTCCCTCCACAGCCCCTCATCCCTTGCTGTCTCTTCGCAACACAGCCATTTTACCTGGCACGGGGCAAGGCACGAGTTCAGCCGCCTTCTTCCCGCCAGCTCCATACCTTTGCAGGAGGGCAGACGGGGCcaggctgcttttcctctttgcaaaaCACCCCATCTTCCAGCTTGAAGCAATCCTGCTGAGATTCTCTTTCCTCTACTTGTATGGTTTCACAGCAACTAACTAGAGTTAAAAGTTTGGATTTCTTCACTGTGGGAGTCAAGATCAGAAGGTGAGTCAGCAACCGCGTACTTCGATCTGCAAACAGACCGGCGTTTGAATTCAAACAACTTTGTGTTGACACTTCTGATTTCAATACCAGGTATGAGAATAGCAGTTCCCGAGTGCCGTGCTGTGTATGGGGTCTGGAATACAtgtaaagaaagaggaaagagacgCATTGAAGAAGAGAGCTTGGCTGAGGAGTCTGAAAAGGCTGACAGGATTTTAttgatgtttaaaatacaaaaagctcAGATTGTCTCCCATCCCCCCGCCATCCTTCTCATCCAGAGTATCATAATGCAGTATCGGCGTTCACAGTGATAGCTCCAGCCAAACCATAAGACCATTAGTCCCAGCCTTGGCCTCCAGCATTCCATGGATGAACCCATCCAAAAGTCATGCATGCTGGTATCTCAGCTTTGAGCATGGAGGTCCACTTAGCCTCCTCCTGGCAAGAGGTATTAGAGAACATGCTGACCTGAAAGTCTCTGAAGAACGCTCCAAACTGTGGCTGTTGCATGGTTAAGCTATATCCTAAAGAATGAACGCTTCCAAATCAGTGATTCCCAAGCTGTGGGATGGGCACTGCTACCAGCACACCGTGTTGTTTAGATGTGGTACACAGGTGGGAACTCAGGATTGCTATCAAGCGTGTTCTTGTCActatgctgctgctggcaccatACCAGCAAGATTTCATGGATCCCTGCTCCAAAACAAAGCTATCTACATCTTCGATACTAGCCACAGTGGGGCAGACACAAGACAGCAGCAAGAGCAATTCCCTGCATCCTTCATCGCTGCATCACTTCAGGCTCCCAGCAGAGGTCATAATTCGTTTCTCACACTGCACTTAAAGCTCCTGGAACAGCAAACCTCCATGATAAAAAGCATACAGTGTGGGTCAGCTATAGGTTTGGtatccatctccatcccagcccAACAATACAGCTGAATACACAACAGCTGCTGTCACGACTGGACCTCTTGTCCAAGACTGCCAGTGACAGGAAAGACAAAAGTCAGTTATGATGGATTGTTTTTTTGCAAGACGTAAATGTTTGCCTAAATCTGTGCTGGGATTAAGTCACCCCCCAAACGTCATTTTTGCATCAGGGCAGCTTTGACCTGCTAGTTGCCTACTTGGGTATTCTTTGCAAGTGTTTCACTGTAGTATTTAAGCACTAACTCAGAGCAATGATTTAAAAACCGGTGCCAGTGATTTAAAAACTAACAGTGAAAGCTGTTAGTCTAGTGATGAAAAGCTTTAGATCCCATTTGCAACCAGATAGATTCTTTGCCCTCTGATCGTAGGCTCCGGGGAAGGTTAGGATTAAGCCTCAGTGCATGTTTCTCAAGGCGGTATGTTTGCTCAGCTGCTAGCATGCAGAATTCAGTGTGTGTTCTTGTCTCAGCACTAAGCCTTCTGTTGTCCAAGGCATCCACTTTCTCCCATGTACTGCAGAGGTGGCAAAAGGTGCCTGTTCCAAGCATTTCTGTGATGCTGGCCAGCTGCTGAGTGCACTAGTCAGGGCTGGTGACTGCACATGGCATTAGCCACCATCTACATCGAGCTGAAGTGCTTAGGGTAAGGCAAAATATCTCTGGAAGGGGTTTCCTATTCAGCGCCAGCCCATCTGATAAAAAGagcagttctttttttccaaaagtctCAGCTGCAGCACTTTGTTGTCTGTGGTCTCTGTTGTCCAAAGCCTGCTGCCTCCCCATGAGGCAGTGGTGGCAGCGCCAACAGAAACAGTCTGAGCACCACCAGACAGTAGATCAGGCAGGAACGACCACTGGCAGCAATGTTTCTTCAGCATTCTGGGAAGTAAGCtccagcttctttttctctctaaggTTTCTCCTGCTGCATCAGCAAAAGGATTTAGAAGCCCATTACCTCTTCTCCATCTTCTGCATCTGCAGGCTGAGTGACGTGAAGCTGGCCAGGAGGTCTGTAACCTCATCCACCTGCCATAAGAATACAGAGGGGTGTTAGGCAGGTGGATGCAGTTGTGCAGTtgcccaccaccaccatgcaGCAGGGACCACCCTTCCACCAGGACTGCCAGCAATGCCCATGCTGACCTTATACTAGGACAGGATCCCTTTGGTCCCATGATCTGCAGAAGGGCTCCCATCCTCACGATCAAACAAGTCCTAACTTAAGGCAATGGGAGCTTCTCCCCGTTCCTCAGAAGGTGTATGTGTGAGCTCCTCATGCAATTTAGACAGTCCTTAACATAGGAGCATGTTGCTGTATTACCCAGAACTCAACAAGGGTATCAGGGCTGTTTCCTCTAAGCCTGATTCTAAGGGTCAAtcttttgtaggaaaaaaaaaccaaacaggccCCACAACCCTGTGTGGTTGTGCTGATCCTGGCCTTCAAATGCTGATCTGatcttcagcttctctgctaAGCTGCTAGGTACAGCgatgctttctgcattttgaattCCAACCTAAAGGAGTACACGAGTCCACGTAACCTGCCCGCTTTCCCCAATGTGAGCAAGAACATTTCCATAAACGTGTCTTCCACGTCACCTTGCTCATGCAGCTGCATTCTTCCAAACACAGAAGTCACAACACAAGTGAATCACAGTGGTTCAACGCTGCCTACCTGCTCCTTTGTGCTAGTCATCTGTAACCTGGAGCAGAGGTCATCCAGCTGTTCCTTTTGCTCGTGCCTCCCCAGGCGGTCCAGGTATTCCCGCAACATCTGGATAATCTGAAACCAACAGGCAAAAGAGGCAAACATCAGtgagctgcaccagggcaggatgcttttacaggaaaaaataaattgcagttAAATTGCCTTGACGCTGCTGTACGTGGCAGAGTACATGACCCACAGAGAAGAACACATGCAAAACAACTGGGGAGCACTAATGGCAGCATCAGAGCTCAGTGAGTCACCAGAGCTGTTGATCAGCCACAGACAGACTAGTTGTGATCCCTGTGTCTGGTTTAAGAACAGGGAAGACAGGCCGAGCTGAAGCAGCATAAGATCTTGCCCTGAAAGCACCAAGCTTTTCTTTATGGCTAGCTAGCTTCCCTCACTGTAAGAAGCAAGGACTTCCCACTCCAACTGGATCTGCTTGTGCACTGAGGATGAAAGTCCTTGTGGCTCCTATATGACTTCTGAAGCAAGGCCCACACCTCATGCATCTGTGATGCAGCCCTGTGACTGCTTTCCTATTCCATGCCTCCACATATCAGAGCAAGGCAGACTGTGCTAGAAATGCAGACTCCCTGCATGTGTGCACCCTAGCTGCAGCCCCATGCTGTGGTCACTCTCCTGCCACAAGGCATCAGTCTTACATGGTAGTTGAAGAAAAGAGAGTGCTCCATACAGCCTGAGAATTAAGACATTCAATACACCCTTGGCCTACCAGAGCCAAGAGAGGTCCTGCAAAAATTCAGAGTAGTGgctgagaaaaaggaaggactctgaaaacagaaggaaaaagtcaAATTCAGAGCAGCTAAGAGCCTAAAGACAAGTATTTAATAAAGAGTAAACCAGACTGCACCACCTTACCAGAACATGGGACTGTTTCTTTTACCTGTTTAACTTCAAGGCGTACAGCCTCCAGGCTGTGGGAGATTCCTTCCTGCAGGATGTTTAGCTTTGATTTAGCGAGGTGCAGCGGGGTTCTGCCAGCTCGATCCAAGGCATCGACTCTGGCCCCTGCGAGATGCatcagcaaagacagaaaatgaggtCTGTCTTCAAGACTTGGTGTCCCTGGGGAGTACCAACAGGGGTGGGGCAGGAAAGGGACAGGCTGTAATTGTTATAGAGGAAATGTTACCTCCACGCAGCAGTGTGGTGATGACAGGAACGTGGTTcgtgcaggcagctggggagggaaaaCACAGGACACACAACTCAGAGGTACCAGCAAACAACAAAGGAGTTTCTGCTCAAGCATGGATCTTGCTGCTTCCCAAACGGCTCTCTGCcatgggaaagaggaagagcGCAGCTGCTAAGGGTAACCTCATACTCAAGCCTGAGCACTCTCTCTGGAACAGATCTCGCACTCCTtggggctggcagagggagTGAAATTGAATTTCTCAAACTCTGACCCTTAAACCTTCTATGATTGTACAAAACCTTCATGAGAAGTGAAGCTAATGAAGTGCAAAGAGTCCCTCCGAGGGCCTTACGGCTGGGGATACATAGTGTGATGCACAGGAAAGAGGAaggtgaagaggaaagaaaaagcaaggtgGTGTTCACCTCACCTCTCTGCATGCAAAGCTCATCTGTGTGGCACTTACCCAAGTGTAAGGGGGTATTTCCCAGCCCATCTCGCTGGTTTGGGTCAGCCCCATGGTCCAGAAGCAGTTGCACTGGAAACAAGGAAACAGAGCCACATTAGTCCCTTCCATTCCGACCTGACCTCCCCAGAGGTCAGATCCACATGGGCTGCAGGCccccacagcagccaccagGCTGCCTTATAGGTGCTTTTGCTCagctcctcatcttcctcccaGACGCAGGGGTCAGAGGTTTGTGCAGCAATGCAGAAGGACCCAGCACGAAGTCAGGCAGTACCACTGCCCCTGGGCTCCCCAAAGGGAAGAACTGGGACTACGGACACCTTTCCTTCTGCACCAGTACAGCCCTAGAGCTGGGAGCTCTGGCTCCCCCTTCAGCAAGGGGACACGGTAAGCCCTGGAGCCAGAGTTCAGTTGGCAACTTTGCCacaaaacacatggaaaatagCCATCTCTGTCATGTGATGGATCAAAATAAAGAGCATCCTTCAAAGTCTCTGCCACAGAGAGGCTGGAAGACAGAACTCCCCTTCCCCACTCACCAATGTGATCGTTGCCATTGCAGGAGGCAAAGTGCAGGGCTGTCCGGCCTTTGTCATCTGCAGCACAGGGGTCAGTTCCATCCTCCAAGAGTTGCTGCACTGACAGCaccaaggagaagaaagcaggtAAGCTGAAGGTGCACCAGAGCAAAAAGGGAGAATGCTATCCGCTCTTCTGTGGGTAAATACTGCACTCTACCAGCTGCCAAATCAACTGGACTTGAACCAGCTCCAGCCAGCATCCTGGCTCAGTAGAACCAGCCCAGGCAGCGTACCCTCCACCCTCTGGAAGTACTCTGCTGTAATGACTAACGgtccatagaatcacagaatggtttgggttggaagggaccttaaaggtcatctagttccaacctcctgccaaaTTTTCAAGCTCCAAGGACAATCATCAGCAAAAGcctacagaaaaatataaaaagatagCAAGGATGCGGGACTAACTCTCACAGCCCGTAGCTGGCTGACCCTTAAACCTTTGTGAGGAGTGAAGCTACTAAaatgccggagagggactcttcatcacggactgtagtgacaggacaagggggaatgggttcaaactaaaccagaagaagttcaggttaaatataaggaagaagttctttactgtgagggtggtgaggcactggaacaggtcgcccagagaagtggtaaatgctccatccctggcagtgttcaaggccaggttggacagaaccttgggtgacatagtctagggtgaggtgcccctgcccatggcaggggggttggaactaaatgatcttaaggtcctttccaacccaaaccattctatgattctgtgaaatgcagagtCCCTCCTAGGTCCTTAAAGCTTGGGATGCATACTGTGATGCACAGGAAAGAGGAAGGtatggaggaaagaaacagcaaggCCATGTTCACCTCACCTCTCTGCATGCAAAGCTCATCTGTGTGGCACCATTAGGCACTTCCTAGGCTATAATGAGCATCCTGTGCTTACTACCCCTCCACGGGCTTTCTCCATAGATTTCCATGGTCATCTTCTGCATCTCTGTAAACCTTTCACATCAACATGGACCCATGGCGAGAAGTTTCACAGTGTAGCCACATGCAGTGAGAAAAACCACCTCTTCACATGTGTTTTGGATATACACCTTGCTAGATTAATCCCAAACTCCTAGGTTTTGCTATACTACTGTGTGGCTGCTGTTGGGGAAGCAGACAGGTAAGTGCACCAACCTGCCAGTGGCAGTGCAAATATACTCTTAGGAGACAATGTCTTGAAGTGAGACAGTGAACCCAAGCAGCCATATCATCATCTACTCTTGTTCCCCCTGCTTTTGCTACTTCTTCAATGCTGGCACTGGCAATCCTTGTCACCTGAACTATCTTCTTTGCTCAGATAAGAAGGAAAAACCTGCTCACACAGAAGGACAGAGAAACTAGTACAACTCTCCAGCATTGGGTACAAACACAGCAAAGGCAAAGAGAACAGTAAAGGCTAGGGATTAGGGACAGAAAAGTAGCATCTACGGCAATGTGAGTAAGGGCAACTGTAAGGCCTGGTACTCCTGTTGTTTTAAGATGATCCTCATACAGTAATCAGTGTCTAAAATAAAGCTAATTTTGTAGCTTTTAAGAATACTGACAGATTTGCTGGTTTGAGATCTTTAATAGCATATCCTGCAACAGTCAAGACTGACCAGTATTGGAGCCGAGAAACTAGATAGCTCAGACCACTGCAAGTCACCACTCATCTCACCCTCCAGAGACCAAATTATAGTATTTGAATTTCTTCCTGTACACCTCCTGCTTTAGGTGTGGTAGAGAAGGGAAAGCAACACCTGAAAAGATGGATGTTTGATAGTCCAGAAGAAAGACAGGGGGACTGACAGTGCCATTAATGGGGGATGCTTTACCTAGTCCTTCCCTGAAGCCAGTAGGAAATGACATAATCTCTCCTACCCAGTGCCACCACAGGAAACAGCGAAGATTTTTACTTGTTGATGAAGCATAAATTCGCCATCAGACACTTCCTCAAGTCGCAGAgtacagaaaacacagcaggatTGTAAACAGGGGAACCCGTGTATCAAATACAGCTCCAAACCTCTAAAATGGATTGAAACCAAGACTTTTACAAAGCCTTTCATTCTTCCTCTTGACTTAGTGACTGGAGCCAAGCCTTTCTGAACTGACAGACCTCACAGGTGAACTTTATCCATCAGTTCATAAAACAAGGTGTATTGTGGAGCCAAAGGGTGAACCACACCAGACAAACTCCTGTTCTGATGTATTGGGAGTTTCTGCATGTCAAACCCAGCCTCCAATTCTGCTCACAGAATGGCCTGATGAGCAGTTAGGTCAGCACAACTGAGGGGACAGTATAATCTGAGGAGGGACAATAAAGGGCCCATAATATACACCAATATTGCTGCTAGACACTTCATATCAAACCCCACCTAACCTACAGTATAGAGAAGTAAAGGGACTCACAGACAGGCCATGAGCCTTCTCTGAAGCGACTATGAGAGGCAGAGTCCAGCTCTGGTCCTGGTTCTGATTTACTGGGTCACACTGTCTCATCATACAGGGTATGACTTAGATAATCATAACTTTTCCACCTTACCAGAACACTACTCTCCTGCTGCTTACAATTGGGCAAAAGTTACATAGCAAAAAAAGCGTCAATGGTGCAGTGCTGATGTAGCTTGAGGCAGTTGAAAACTGCCTACATTATGAACCTGTGAAAAAGTGACTACTATAACCAGCCCCACTCCGCTCAGAGAGCAAAACAAGGCCccagaaaagcagtttctagATTAACAGCATCTCAAGCACCATGTCCACAAACTATCCacaccttcctcctctcctaAAATAAAGTTCCCTAACAAAACTCCCTTCCAGAAAGGGGTCCCAAGTAGGATTGGCAGAATTCTTACCTGTGTCCAAGTCATTGCTATTGGCAGCTTCACGCAGTCTTTTCAGAGctatggagaaaagaaagccattACTGGAAAGCACGGAGGAAAAAGGAGCACTT
The window above is part of the Strigops habroptila isolate Jane chromosome 3, bStrHab1.2.pri, whole genome shotgun sequence genome. Proteins encoded here:
- the ANKRD54 gene encoding ankyrin repeat domain-containing protein 54 isoform X2, with product MTWTQQLLEDGTDPCAADDKGRTALHFASCNGNDHIVQLLLDHGADPNQRDGLGNTPLHLAACTNHVPVITTLLRGGARVDALDRAGRTPLHLAKSKLNILQEGISHSLEAVRLEVKQIIQMLREYLDRLGRHEQKEQLDDLCSRLQMTSTKEQVDEVTDLLASFTSLSLQMQKMEKR
- the ANKRD54 gene encoding ankyrin repeat domain-containing protein 54 isoform X1, coding for MEGGGGAAAAPDPGPEPGPGLEPEPEQAPEPALGAGLTLGPAAGAPLGYLHVLWQREEPTGKIPARRLRRAARLHRWLGPTGKETHALKRLREAANSNDLDTVQQLLEDGTDPCAADDKGRTALHFASCNGNDHIVQLLLDHGADPNQRDGLGNTPLHLAACTNHVPVITTLLRGGARVDALDRAGRTPLHLAKSKLNILQEGISHSLEAVRLEVKQIIQMLREYLDRLGRHEQKEQLDDLCSRLQMTSTKEQVDEVTDLLASFTSLSLQMQKMEKR